One window of Chloroflexus aggregans DSM 9485 genomic DNA carries:
- a CDS encoding glutamine synthetase family protein, translating into MSELRDFLEIPYEQLEELNLSVKRQRLARVSPDVMREERMRYLTDERRIKAVTVCFTDLEGRLHMLDYDKKFLLSSADNLTFDGSSVRGFSVQAESDLRLAIDWSAFYWLPADIFGPGKVLVFGYVLNQDGTPYEADMRGRLHQYTQELYQREGLTCNIATEIEGFLFQGRNAEQRFRETGEFVMVSTGGYYHSLPGDPLRQFIDMAAEAQRAMGFENEKDHPEVAPSQFEMNYSYTEATIAADQILLYKLICRQVAGKLDMTASFLPKPITGVNGNGMHTNISLSRQGVNLFYDANGPERLSELAWSFIDRILNSAQDLCLILNSSVNAYRRLDPHFEAPNQIKASPTDRGSMIRIPIGNARSARIEVRSIAPDANPYLAIYALLRTGLEGPLPTTDVRSSTATLPDNIYDAIANFRQSAFMAQIMGESVHARFADLKTTVADRCPRRLGTLIKRAEVQFHHEVTNQYLWSRF; encoded by the coding sequence TGCGCGAGGAGCGGATGCGTTATCTCACCGATGAGCGTCGGATTAAAGCAGTCACGGTTTGCTTTACCGATCTCGAAGGTCGCCTGCACATGCTCGATTACGACAAGAAGTTTCTGTTATCCTCCGCCGATAATCTCACCTTCGACGGCTCATCGGTGCGGGGCTTTTCGGTGCAGGCCGAGTCGGATCTTCGCCTCGCCATCGACTGGTCGGCTTTTTATTGGCTTCCGGCCGACATCTTTGGTCCCGGTAAGGTGTTGGTGTTCGGGTATGTGCTGAACCAAGACGGGACGCCGTATGAGGCTGATATGCGGGGCCGGCTGCACCAGTACACGCAAGAGCTGTATCAGCGTGAGGGGCTGACGTGCAACATTGCTACCGAAATTGAGGGATTTCTCTTCCAAGGACGTAATGCCGAACAGCGCTTCCGGGAGACGGGTGAGTTTGTGATGGTCAGTACCGGCGGCTATTATCACTCGTTGCCGGGAGATCCGCTCCGCCAGTTTATCGATATGGCTGCCGAAGCACAGCGTGCAATGGGATTTGAGAACGAGAAGGATCACCCCGAAGTCGCACCCTCGCAGTTCGAGATGAACTATAGCTATACCGAAGCAACAATTGCCGCCGATCAGATTCTGCTCTATAAGCTGATCTGCCGCCAAGTTGCCGGTAAACTCGATATGACAGCGAGTTTTCTGCCAAAGCCGATTACCGGCGTGAACGGTAATGGAATGCATACCAACATCTCGCTGTCGCGGCAAGGGGTGAATCTGTTCTACGATGCCAACGGCCCCGAACGGCTCTCGGAACTGGCGTGGAGTTTCATTGACCGTATTCTCAATAGTGCGCAGGATCTGTGCCTCATTCTCAACTCGAGTGTGAATGCATATCGGCGACTTGATCCGCATTTCGAGGCGCCTAACCAGATCAAAGCCTCACCGACCGACCGTGGTTCTATGATCCGCATCCCCATCGGGAATGCACGTTCGGCGCGGATTGAGGTACGTTCAATTGCGCCCGATGCCAATCCCTATCTGGCTATCTACGCCTTGCTGCGTACTGGCCTCGAAGGGCCGCTGCCCACCACTGACGTGCGCAGTAGTACTGCGACGCTGCCCGATAACATCTACGACGCGATTGCCAACTTCCGCCAGAGCGCCTTTATGGCGCAAATTATGGGTGAGAGCGTACATGCCCGCTTTGCCGATCTGAAGACGACGGTAGCCGACCGCTGTCCGCGCCGGCTCGGTACCTTGATCAAGCGGGCTGAGGTCCAGTTCCACCATGAGGTGACGAACCAGTATCTGTGGAGCCGATTCTAA
- a CDS encoding STAS domain-containing protein, with translation MIRHLASLIAVQARTPDEERRGRILVTLSLGVVAILLTIGIVLTLFQPTLSRFINLGLATLVFATAAWLGRKGFVTAGSYVLIVVSGIGALSGMFLNPNSPFNIFYLPLSVLLASVLLRPHQIWVVLGLALAALGGVVISLPSSQRAMIALDLAAAHVTVLLTVSALITFIGARSLATALDEARGLRQQAEEANRRLAELNADLERRVAERTAALEQLTVEQQATMAQLQAALAAQQRLNQQIINLSAPMIPINDETLVTPIIGQLDQTRIQQLLQAALTTIEQTNARVLVIDVTGVAIIDSHAAAGLLQVAQAARLMGAVTVLAGIRPEVAQTLVSLGADLSAIRTAATLQAALAMRS, from the coding sequence ATGATACGACATCTTGCTTCCCTCATCGCAGTGCAGGCTCGGACGCCTGATGAAGAACGTCGTGGGCGTATTCTTGTGACTCTGTCGTTGGGCGTGGTTGCGATTTTGTTGACAATCGGGATCGTACTGACACTCTTCCAGCCAACCCTCAGTCGTTTTATCAATCTTGGTTTGGCTACTTTGGTCTTTGCCACCGCTGCATGGCTCGGCCGCAAGGGGTTTGTCACCGCCGGCTCATACGTTCTGATTGTGGTGAGCGGTATCGGTGCGCTTAGCGGGATGTTTCTCAATCCTAACTCGCCCTTTAATATCTTCTACTTGCCGCTCAGCGTCTTGCTCGCCAGCGTCCTTCTGAGACCACATCAGATCTGGGTTGTGCTTGGTTTGGCACTCGCGGCTCTTGGTGGTGTTGTCATCAGCTTGCCATCGAGCCAACGCGCCATGATTGCGCTTGATCTGGCGGCGGCCCATGTAACCGTCTTGTTGACCGTCAGTGCGCTGATTACGTTCATCGGCGCGCGTAGTTTGGCGACAGCCCTCGACGAGGCGCGTGGGCTGCGTCAGCAAGCTGAAGAGGCTAATCGCCGGTTGGCCGAACTGAATGCCGACCTCGAACGGCGGGTGGCCGAGCGTACCGCTGCCTTAGAACAATTGACTGTCGAGCAGCAGGCGACGATGGCTCAGTTGCAAGCAGCGCTCGCCGCCCAACAACGACTTAACCAGCAGATTATCAATCTATCGGCGCCGATGATCCCGATTAACGATGAGACCTTAGTGACACCGATCATCGGTCAGCTCGATCAAACGCGGATCCAACAGTTGCTGCAAGCCGCCCTCACCACTATTGAGCAGACGAATGCTCGCGTGTTGGTGATCGATGTGACCGGAGTCGCGATCATCGACTCCCACGCTGCCGCCGGTTTGCTTCAGGTTGCGCAAGCAGCACGTTTGATGGGAGCGGTGACGGTTTTGGCCGGCATTCGCCCTGAAGTCGCCCAGACGCTTGTGAGCCTTGGTGCCGATCTCTCCGCGATTCGTACTGCCGCGACGTTGCAAGCAGCGTTAGCAATGCGTTCGTAG
- the tilS gene encoding tRNA lysidine(34) synthetase TilS, whose translation MLNQLRQFLLAEGVGKATARLLVAVSGGSDSLALLHMLAALYAEGGPVPIVAHLDHGLRGAESAADAAFVTSLAAEWGLRAVIEQAHLPPGTTSATARIVRYTFLARTAIAEGVDAVLVAHQADDQAETVLMHLLRGAGPVGLRGMRERVVWSEWAAPAIAAGVVPSSGPPLLRPLLTIRRTTLADYCKMHALTPRDDPTNRNLHYLRARIRHQLLPQLATENPQIYAALNRTARICAEDYDYIQQMLAVQWPKLIAERRRGLIAFDRAALRVLHPALQRYALRRAVAELGAEEPSLAQIDAALQMLKGQAGRQMRLTPQLVLTCDQLTVTVALPDAEPPVAPQVYEPVSLPTSGKVSLPNGWYCVVQVDPPTTPDRWWLPLAHPPTGPLTLRSRRPGDRMRPAGAPGSRRLQDIFVDLHLPRVLRDHWPVLVDATDRILWLVGLRVATGVAAADPNQATMWIGMVGPVVTKQE comes from the coding sequence ATGCTCAACCAACTACGCCAGTTTTTACTCGCTGAAGGGGTCGGGAAGGCTACTGCTCGCTTGCTGGTCGCTGTCTCTGGGGGTAGCGATTCTCTTGCACTGCTGCATATGCTCGCTGCCCTATACGCAGAGGGTGGTCCTGTTCCGATTGTGGCCCATCTCGATCATGGCCTGCGTGGGGCCGAATCGGCGGCAGATGCGGCGTTTGTTACTTCGCTCGCGGCTGAATGGGGCTTGCGCGCGGTTATTGAGCAGGCGCACTTACCACCCGGTACGACTTCGGCCACTGCGCGGATTGTTCGCTATACCTTCCTTGCTCGAACTGCCATCGCCGAGGGTGTTGATGCGGTCCTGGTTGCGCATCAGGCCGATGATCAAGCAGAGACGGTGCTGATGCATCTTCTGCGCGGCGCCGGGCCGGTTGGATTACGCGGGATGCGTGAGCGGGTTGTGTGGTCGGAATGGGCTGCGCCGGCGATTGCTGCCGGTGTAGTACCCTCCTCCGGGCCGCCACTACTCCGTCCATTGCTGACGATTCGCCGCACGACGCTGGCCGACTACTGTAAGATGCACGCCCTGACCCCACGCGACGATCCGACCAACCGTAATCTCCACTATCTGCGTGCTCGCATCCGTCATCAGCTTCTGCCACAACTTGCTACCGAAAACCCACAAATCTACGCTGCGCTGAACCGCACCGCTCGTATTTGTGCCGAAGATTACGATTACATCCAGCAGATGCTTGCAGTGCAGTGGCCGAAGCTGATCGCCGAACGGCGGCGTGGACTCATCGCCTTCGATCGCGCCGCACTGCGGGTGCTGCATCCGGCATTGCAGCGCTATGCCCTTCGACGTGCCGTCGCCGAACTTGGCGCAGAAGAACCGAGCTTGGCCCAGATCGACGCTGCCCTGCAAATGCTCAAAGGGCAGGCCGGTCGACAGATGCGGCTGACGCCCCAACTCGTTCTCACCTGCGATCAACTGACGGTGACTGTTGCCTTACCTGATGCTGAACCGCCGGTAGCGCCTCAAGTCTATGAACCGGTGTCGTTGCCGACAAGCGGCAAGGTTTCTCTGCCCAACGGGTGGTATTGCGTGGTGCAGGTCGATCCGCCAACAACGCCGGACCGTTGGTGGTTACCACTCGCCCATCCGCCTACCGGTCCGCTCACCCTTCGTTCGCGTCGGCCCGGCGACCGGATGCGTCCGGCAGGCGCCCCCGGTAGTCGTCGGTTGCAGGATATCTTCGTTGACCTCCACCTACCGCGCGTATTGCGCGATCATTGGCCGGTGTTGGTAGATGCGACCGATCGGATCTTGTGGTTAGTCGGGCTGCGGGTCGCTACCGGTGTTGCCGCAGCCGACCCGAATCAGGCTACAATGTGGATCGGCATGGTTGGCCCCGTCGTAACGAAACAGGAGTAA
- a CDS encoding PAS domain S-box protein, with protein sequence MTTPDLSMLQAECAQLRTQISNLQAELRRFKSIVEDTDQLITEVDPQGCFTYVNSAAERYFGEPPAACLGRSSLDFLHPDDREPARQALIDHLQRGERMLTIENRIVHRSGQITPMLWTITIHYDEQGQFASATSIASEISHIQRLRNELSASRAMLQLVIDNLPQAVFWKDREGRFLGCNRRFLADAGLQSVDEIVGRTDFELPWREYAEAYRADDLAVIQHGPKYNIEEPLIRQDGTTILIRTSKIPLQRNGEIIGVLGNYEDVTLLRQQEDELRTFKLLVENAPDGIAIADLTLTLQYTNPALAGMLGYETLVGVNVKDIFYPPDLPILQQIAEQVMQGLTPREIVRYVHRDGRLVTVQASALALYDRHGHLSGYASINRDITEQIEAEEELRRSERRNRALLEAMPDLMFLLSADGVFLDYKADRSGRLLLPPEAFLGRHVTEVLPPYLANQVLVHMARLRETGEMQQYEYQLDFDGRIEEYEARMVSSNQDVLILARNVTEQRRMERERAAMQEQIIAAQQATLRELSTPLMPIANGVVVMPLIGAIDTARAQQIMETLLYGVAEHHAQVAIIDITGVKVVDTQVAGALMRAAQAARMLGAQVLLTGISPEIAQTLVHIGAELRDLVTKATLQEGIDYALKRQMTVRR encoded by the coding sequence ATGACTACGCCCGATCTATCAATGCTACAAGCTGAGTGCGCACAACTCCGTACTCAGATAAGCAACCTGCAAGCCGAATTGCGCCGTTTCAAGAGTATTGTGGAAGATACCGACCAACTCATTACCGAAGTCGATCCACAAGGTTGTTTTACCTACGTCAACTCAGCCGCAGAGCGCTATTTTGGTGAACCACCGGCAGCGTGTTTAGGTCGCTCGTCGCTCGACTTTCTCCACCCTGATGATCGAGAACCGGCACGTCAGGCGTTGATCGATCACTTACAACGGGGCGAACGAATGCTCACCATCGAAAACAGGATTGTGCATCGGTCTGGACAGATCACACCAATGCTCTGGACGATCACCATCCATTACGATGAGCAAGGGCAGTTTGCCAGCGCTACGTCAATCGCCTCGGAGATTTCGCATATTCAGCGTTTGCGCAATGAACTGAGTGCCAGCCGTGCGATGCTGCAATTGGTCATCGATAACTTGCCGCAAGCTGTTTTCTGGAAGGATCGGGAAGGGCGTTTCTTGGGATGCAACCGTCGCTTTCTCGCCGATGCCGGCTTACAGTCGGTTGATGAGATTGTTGGGCGGACTGACTTCGAGCTGCCATGGCGTGAATATGCTGAAGCATACCGGGCCGATGATCTAGCAGTGATACAGCATGGGCCGAAATATAACATCGAAGAGCCACTCATCCGCCAGGATGGGACAACTATCTTGATCCGAACGAGCAAAATCCCCTTGCAACGCAACGGTGAAATCATCGGTGTGTTGGGTAATTACGAGGATGTCACCCTTCTCCGCCAACAAGAGGATGAACTCCGTACCTTTAAGCTTCTGGTGGAAAATGCACCGGATGGAATTGCCATTGCCGACCTCACATTAACATTGCAGTATACCAACCCGGCACTGGCGGGAATGCTCGGTTACGAGACCTTAGTGGGGGTAAACGTCAAAGACATCTTTTATCCACCCGATCTTCCCATCCTCCAGCAGATTGCCGAGCAAGTTATGCAGGGGCTGACGCCGCGCGAGATCGTGCGCTATGTGCATCGTGATGGTAGGTTGGTGACGGTGCAAGCATCGGCGTTAGCATTATACGATCGCCACGGTCATCTATCGGGCTATGCTTCTATCAATCGCGACATTACCGAGCAGATCGAAGCCGAAGAGGAATTGCGCCGCAGTGAGCGACGCAACCGTGCCTTGCTCGAAGCAATGCCCGATCTGATGTTTTTACTCAGTGCTGATGGGGTCTTCCTTGATTACAAAGCCGATCGTAGCGGTAGGTTGCTCCTCCCACCCGAAGCTTTTTTGGGCCGACACGTGACGGAAGTCTTACCACCATATCTCGCCAATCAGGTGTTGGTTCACATGGCGCGGTTACGCGAAACCGGCGAGATGCAACAGTACGAATATCAGCTCGATTTTGATGGGCGGATTGAAGAATATGAAGCGCGGATGGTGTCGAGTAATCAAGATGTACTGATCCTTGCCCGTAACGTTACTGAACAGCGCCGGATGGAACGTGAGCGCGCTGCGATGCAAGAGCAGATCATCGCCGCCCAACAAGCGACACTGCGCGAATTGAGTACGCCGCTGATGCCGATTGCCAACGGTGTGGTAGTGATGCCATTAATCGGCGCGATTGACACAGCGCGGGCACAGCAGATTATGGAGACATTGCTGTACGGAGTTGCCGAACACCATGCACAGGTAGCAATCATTGACATCACCGGTGTGAAGGTGGTTGACACTCAAGTTGCCGGAGCATTGATGCGCGCTGCCCAAGCGGCGCGAATGTTGGGGGCACAAGTGCTATTGACCGGTATTAGTCCTGAAATAGCGCAAACCTTAGTCCATATTGGGGCCGAACTGCGTGATCTGGTTACGAAAGCAACGTTGCAAGAGGGGATTGATTACGCTTTGAAGCGACAGATGACAGTCCGACGCTGA
- the hpt gene encoding hypoxanthine phosphoribosyltransferase — MHQDIDYILISEEQIKQRVAELGAAITNDYRAIGDLLLVGVLKGCAMFMVDLARAIDLPLAIDFIAVASYGASTESSGVVRLMKDLDTDISNRHVLIVEDIIDSGLTLAYLRAQLLRRNPASLRICTLLNKPERRTADVPVDYVGFDIPNAFVVGYGLDYAERYRNLPFIGVLRPEVYLS, encoded by the coding sequence ATGCACCAAGATATTGACTACATCTTAATTAGCGAAGAGCAGATCAAACAGCGCGTTGCCGAACTTGGTGCCGCTATCACCAACGACTATCGTGCAATCGGTGATCTGTTGCTGGTTGGGGTCCTGAAGGGATGCGCGATGTTTATGGTCGATCTCGCACGGGCCATCGATCTCCCACTTGCGATTGATTTTATCGCCGTCGCCAGTTATGGGGCTAGCACCGAGTCATCAGGGGTGGTGCGTCTGATGAAAGATCTCGACACCGACATCTCGAACCGCCATGTGCTGATCGTCGAGGATATTATCGATAGTGGCTTGACCCTCGCGTACCTGCGTGCCCAATTGTTGCGCCGCAACCCGGCCAGTTTACGCATCTGCACCCTGCTCAACAAACCCGAACGTCGTACTGCTGACGTGCCGGTTGATTATGTCGGTTTTGACATTCCCAATGCCTTCGTGGTCGGCTATGGCCTCGACTATGCCGAGCGCTACCGCAATCTCCCGTTTATCGGTGTCCTCCGCCCCGAAGTCTATCTTTCGTGA
- a CDS encoding UbiA family prenyltransferase produces MHLSTTTLRSIPLANWFRAVMYEIHLYWRFTRYDISATVVPGLAFALAAWHQGQPNWAALPSLIGWGVVYFWLYSVCFCISNQLAGESEDRLNKPDRPLISGLVSRRGAMIRWIVFMGLFALVGWHLGVLEWTLLWQITLTLHNFGHVARHYWGKNLSMVFGAIAQLAAAWQMVRPITPAAWIWLLVPSITLLSNASLQDLRDIDGDRMNGRRTMPIVFGETFTRIFVAIAFGCVAVLTHFALFVPAGLNAGTLLLDGIQTGICLIIAGRVLFLRTPAADHGSYMMYTYWYSFLLAAAIVVL; encoded by the coding sequence ATGCATCTCTCCACCACTACTCTACGATCAATCCCCCTCGCAAACTGGTTTCGCGCTGTGATGTATGAAATCCACCTCTACTGGCGTTTCACCCGCTACGATATTTCGGCCACAGTCGTGCCGGGGCTAGCATTCGCTTTAGCAGCATGGCACCAAGGGCAACCCAACTGGGCTGCTTTACCCAGTCTTATCGGATGGGGAGTAGTGTACTTCTGGCTTTATTCCGTCTGTTTTTGTATTTCCAACCAACTGGCCGGCGAGTCGGAGGATCGGCTCAACAAACCGGATCGCCCCTTAATCAGTGGACTGGTTTCACGTCGGGGTGCGATGATCCGCTGGATTGTATTTATGGGTCTCTTCGCACTGGTAGGGTGGCACTTAGGTGTGCTCGAATGGACATTGCTCTGGCAGATCACCCTTACTCTCCACAATTTTGGGCACGTCGCACGCCACTATTGGGGAAAGAACCTCTCGATGGTCTTTGGCGCGATTGCCCAATTGGCCGCAGCTTGGCAGATGGTACGACCGATTACACCAGCAGCGTGGATATGGTTGCTGGTTCCTAGTATTACACTGCTCTCAAATGCCTCACTCCAAGATTTGCGCGATATTGACGGTGATCGAATGAACGGTCGCCGCACGATGCCGATCGTGTTCGGTGAAACGTTTACACGCATCTTTGTCGCTATTGCATTCGGATGTGTTGCTGTACTTACCCACTTCGCTTTGTTCGTACCTGCCGGTCTCAATGCCGGTACCCTCCTGCTTGATGGAATACAGACCGGGATCTGTTTGATCATCGCCGGACGTGTACTCTTCTTGCGCACTCCTGCTGCCGATCATGGCTCGTACATGATGTATACCTATTGGTACAGTTTCCTGCTCGCGGCTGCCATTGTCGTATTGTAA
- a CDS encoding STAS domain-containing protein, with product MSTSQVFLDRFYHRIVRNIALGTLIIAAVAILLTLIVYVLTTNLVIGLVVVIALVTGLGCLATLWLLTHERPLWQAILPFSLAVIGNELVIATWLPELRLAVAPFLAVVILLAGLNRQRAFTIGVMITCVLLIVAIVILGPTTEQQSIPLELLRFLQASSLAALMIAIWAFLDQIIVAQIQALDLADQRAAEAEAARQVAETARYEIAQRAEEQQRLLELVAALELPVLKIDDQVLLAPLVGNLDSRRAEQLRRRILDLVAEQRAHTVIIDITGITIIDTAVAKALIDTAAAIRLLGARTIISGIRPAVAQTLVHLNSGLTDITTAPNPQMALMLSRRFATV from the coding sequence ATGAGCACGTCGCAAGTGTTTCTTGATCGGTTCTATCACCGGATTGTCCGTAATATCGCGCTGGGCACTCTCATCATTGCTGCTGTTGCCATACTATTAACGCTGATCGTGTATGTCCTTACAACAAATCTCGTTATCGGTCTGGTTGTTGTTATTGCTCTGGTTACCGGTCTTGGTTGTCTGGCGACGTTATGGTTATTAACCCACGAACGCCCCCTCTGGCAAGCTATTCTTCCCTTTAGTTTGGCTGTTATCGGCAATGAGTTGGTCATTGCTACTTGGCTACCCGAATTGCGGCTGGCCGTTGCTCCGTTTCTCGCCGTTGTTATCTTGTTGGCCGGATTAAATCGACAGCGTGCGTTTACGATTGGGGTGATGATCACATGCGTGCTCTTGATTGTGGCGATTGTCATCCTTGGGCCAACAACCGAACAACAATCGATTCCACTCGAGTTACTGCGCTTTTTGCAGGCGAGTAGTCTTGCGGCCCTGATGATTGCAATTTGGGCCTTTCTCGATCAGATTATTGTTGCCCAGATCCAAGCGCTCGATCTTGCCGACCAACGTGCGGCTGAAGCTGAGGCTGCCCGACAGGTTGCTGAAACGGCTCGGTATGAGATTGCGCAGCGGGCGGAAGAACAGCAGCGTCTGCTTGAGTTGGTCGCTGCCCTCGAGTTGCCGGTGCTCAAGATTGACGATCAGGTACTGTTGGCTCCGCTCGTCGGTAATCTCGATAGCCGACGGGCGGAACAGTTGCGCCGTCGGATCCTCGATCTGGTCGCCGAGCAACGTGCTCATACCGTCATTATCGATATTACCGGCATTACCATCATTGATACCGCCGTTGCTAAGGCGCTGATCGATACGGCTGCTGCTATTCGCTTGCTGGGTGCGCGCACCATTATCAGCGGCATTCGTCCGGCTGTGGCCCAGACGCTCGTTCATCTCAATAGTGGTTTGACCGATATTACCACTGCTCCTAACCCCCAAATGGCACTCATGTTGAGTCGTCGCTTTGCTACCGTGTAA
- the ftsH gene encoding ATP-dependent zinc metalloprotease FtsH: protein MGDNRWLKNSFVYLIILVAALALFFQYLGPGASQTEEKGIADVIADAQAGLVREIQAQAGDEQIIVTYNDGKKYRSRLESADSVMRLLADYGVPLRNEQGQRTINVIVQPAPAWGGLLSIFTILLPTLLLIGFFVFFMRQAQGSNNQAMSFGKSRARMFAGDKPTITFADVAGQEEAKQDLAEIVEFLKFPDKFAALGARIPRGVLMVGPPGTGKTLLSRAVAGEAGVPFFSISGSEFVEMFVGVGASRVRDLFDQAKRNAPCIVFIDEIDAVGRQRGAGLGGSHDEREQTLNQILVEMDGFDTNTNVIVIAATNRPDVLDPALVRPGRFDRQVVLDAPDVRGRIEILKVHVKGKPLAEDVNLEILARQTPGFSGADLMNVVNEAAILAARRSKRKISMAEFQDAVERVAIGGPERRSRVMTDRQKLVVAYHEAGHAIVGAALPKADKVQKVTIIPRGQAGGYTLFLPDEDSLNLRTVSQFKARLAVSLGGRVAEEIVFGNEEVTTGASGDLVQVTRIARAMVTRYGMSQRLGPIVFGEKEELIFLGREISEQRNYGDEVARQIDEEVHAIVSEAYETAQQILLQNRAVLDDMANALIEYETLDGEQLEELIRRVKPLTLDFSKSGSTTPNGRTEDRPAQPDAPQMGLGGPSPLPA, encoded by the coding sequence ATGGGTGATAACCGTTGGTTGAAAAATAGTTTTGTCTATCTGATCATTCTGGTCGCGGCTCTTGCGCTCTTTTTTCAATATCTAGGTCCAGGGGCCAGCCAGACGGAGGAGAAAGGCATCGCCGATGTGATCGCCGATGCCCAAGCCGGCTTAGTGCGCGAGATTCAGGCGCAAGCCGGTGATGAGCAGATTATCGTTACCTACAATGACGGCAAGAAATATCGCTCCCGGCTTGAGTCGGCCGATAGCGTGATGCGGTTGTTGGCCGATTACGGCGTGCCGTTGCGCAACGAACAAGGGCAGCGCACCATTAACGTTATTGTGCAGCCGGCGCCGGCGTGGGGCGGTTTGCTGAGCATCTTTACGATCCTCTTGCCAACCCTGTTACTGATCGGCTTTTTTGTCTTCTTTATGCGCCAAGCGCAAGGAAGCAACAATCAGGCGATGTCGTTCGGTAAAAGCCGCGCACGCATGTTCGCCGGCGATAAGCCGACAATTACGTTTGCCGATGTTGCCGGTCAGGAAGAGGCGAAGCAAGACTTGGCCGAGATCGTTGAGTTTCTCAAGTTCCCGGATAAGTTCGCCGCTCTTGGTGCCCGTATTCCTCGCGGTGTGCTGATGGTCGGCCCGCCCGGTACCGGTAAAACACTGCTCTCGCGCGCCGTTGCCGGTGAGGCCGGTGTGCCTTTCTTCAGCATCTCCGGCTCCGAGTTTGTCGAGATGTTTGTCGGTGTCGGTGCCTCCCGCGTCCGCGATTTGTTCGATCAGGCCAAGCGTAATGCGCCGTGTATCGTCTTCATCGATGAGATCGATGCTGTTGGTCGTCAGCGTGGTGCCGGTCTCGGTGGGTCGCACGACGAACGTGAGCAGACGCTCAACCAGATTCTGGTTGAGATGGATGGGTTCGATACCAATACCAACGTGATCGTGATCGCCGCCACGAACCGACCTGATGTGCTCGATCCGGCGCTCGTTCGCCCCGGCCGCTTTGACCGCCAAGTAGTGCTCGATGCGCCCGATGTGCGTGGGCGGATCGAGATTCTGAAGGTTCACGTTAAGGGTAAGCCACTGGCCGAGGATGTGAATCTGGAGATTCTCGCCCGCCAGACCCCCGGTTTCTCCGGTGCTGATCTAATGAATGTGGTGAATGAAGCGGCAATTCTGGCGGCACGTCGCTCGAAGCGCAAGATTAGCATGGCCGAGTTTCAAGATGCGGTCGAGCGGGTGGCTATCGGTGGTCCTGAGCGTCGCTCGCGGGTGATGACCGATCGCCAGAAGCTGGTGGTGGCGTACCACGAGGCTGGCCACGCAATTGTCGGTGCCGCTTTGCCCAAGGCCGACAAGGTGCAAAAAGTGACGATTATCCCGCGTGGGCAGGCAGGTGGCTATACGCTCTTCTTGCCTGACGAGGATAGCCTCAATTTGCGCACTGTTTCGCAATTTAAAGCGCGACTGGCCGTTTCATTGGGCGGACGAGTTGCTGAAGAGATTGTTTTCGGTAACGAAGAGGTGACGACCGGTGCCTCCGGTGATCTGGTTCAGGTAACCCGTATCGCTCGTGCGATGGTGACTCGCTACGGTATGAGCCAGCGTCTCGGCCCAATCGTCTTTGGTGAGAAGGAAGAGCTGATCTTCCTTGGTCGCGAGATTAGCGAGCAGCGCAACTATGGTGATGAGGTTGCCCGCCAAATCGATGAAGAAGTGCATGCAATCGTGAGCGAAGCCTACGAAACGGCGCAGCAGATCCTGCTCCAGAACCGGGCAGTACTCGATGATATGGCGAATGCCTTGATTGAGTACGAGACGCTTGACGGTGAGCAGCTCGAAGAGTTGATCCGGCGGGTGAAGCCGCTGACCCTCGATTTTAGCAAGAGTGGTAGCACGACGCCAAATGGTCGCACCGAGGATCGACCGGCACAGCCGGACGCTCCGCAGATGGGTTTGGGCGGTCCAAGCCCGTTGCCGGCGTAA